A genomic region of Candidatus Pseudomonas phytovorans contains the following coding sequences:
- a CDS encoding LysR family transcriptional regulator, with translation MNKLELLRTFVRVSEVSSFTLAAESLGLPRSTVSEQVKALERLLGTQLFNRTTRRVQATQDGALLYERSKDLLSGMDEIESLFSADDAELAGRLRIDLPTMMARRVIIPALPQFLQRFPQLEVELSCTDRQVDLLREGFDCVMRIGALQDLDVVARPVGQLSMRNCASPAYLARYGVPQTPQALAGHQLVHYVRTLGARSAGFEYLQGGELHSQAMAGVVTVNNAEAYSAACLAGLGLIQVPAVGVAEHLQRGELVSLLESWQAPAMPVSLLYARQRHVPRRVQAFMQWLAAVLASQVDPAASEP, from the coding sequence GTGAACAAATTGGAGTTGTTGCGCACCTTCGTGCGGGTCAGTGAAGTCAGCAGTTTTACCCTGGCTGCCGAGAGCCTGGGGCTGCCACGGTCGACCGTGTCAGAGCAGGTAAAGGCGCTGGAGCGCCTGCTGGGCACGCAGTTGTTCAACCGGACTACCCGCCGGGTCCAGGCGACCCAGGATGGCGCCTTGCTTTACGAGCGTAGCAAGGACCTGCTGTCCGGCATGGACGAGATCGAGAGCCTGTTCAGCGCCGACGATGCCGAACTGGCCGGTCGCCTGCGTATCGACCTGCCGACCATGATGGCCCGGCGGGTCATCATCCCGGCGTTGCCGCAGTTTCTGCAGCGTTTCCCACAGCTGGAAGTAGAGCTCAGTTGCACCGACCGCCAGGTCGATCTGCTGCGTGAAGGGTTTGACTGCGTGATGCGCATTGGTGCCCTGCAGGACCTGGATGTAGTAGCGCGACCCGTCGGGCAACTGAGCATGCGCAACTGTGCCAGCCCCGCCTACCTGGCCCGCTACGGCGTGCCGCAGACGCCGCAGGCATTGGCCGGGCACCAGCTGGTGCACTACGTGCGTACCCTGGGTGCGCGCAGCGCCGGGTTCGAATACCTGCAAGGAGGTGAGCTGCACTCTCAGGCCATGGCGGGTGTGGTCACGGTCAACAACGCCGAGGCCTACTCGGCGGCCTGCCTGGCCGGGCTGGGGTTGATCCAGGTACCGGCGGTGGGTGTGGCCGAGCACCTGCAGCGAGGCGAGCTGGTTTCACTGCTGGAAAGCTGGCAGGCCCCGGCGATGCCGGTGTCACTGCTGTATGCCCGGCAACGGCACGTGCCACGCCGGGTTCAGGCATTCATGCAGTGGCTGGCGGCGGTGCTGGCGTCGCAGGTCGACCCCGCGGCAAGTGAACCCTGA
- a CDS encoding DUF2025 family protein — protein sequence MAITSQDICNAADQLKGFVGFHGKRGVHIVRFSEDAFGMDVADDSIIPCNEFVWRPEQGQRMALCRERLALLLDQHVDDRLNIAEPLRAYLRRQDLPEIVAERSVQQPC from the coding sequence ATGGCCATCACTTCACAGGACATTTGCAACGCCGCCGACCAGCTCAAGGGCTTTGTCGGTTTTCATGGCAAGCGCGGCGTGCATATCGTGCGCTTTTCCGAGGACGCGTTCGGTATGGACGTGGCCGACGACAGCATTATCCCCTGTAACGAATTTGTCTGGCGCCCCGAGCAAGGGCAGCGCATGGCGCTGTGCCGTGAGCGGCTCGCGTTGCTGCTGGATCAGCATGTGGATGACCGCCTGAATATTGCTGAGCCACTGCGCGCCTACCTGCGCCGCCAAGACCTGCCAGAGATCGTGGCAGAGCGCAGCGTGCAGCAGCCTTGTTAA
- a CDS encoding EAL domain-containing protein, which produces MARTANLPPANPTPRFQVRHLIAGFSAVFGLACLVTLGALFNIATTLDQQERQRSAFHANQALEQRVLASRQFLSSYAVWDAAFEHLVGHTDWQWAYEEKNVGESLYSASGYEGVFVVENDRTTYALFKGQPSQAGANTYIDATLQPIIDQARAAAIPREQITRFVLFNGWPAVLSAAAIRPDRDVTDSEVSQAPVMLFVDQLTEEKLAQLGNGAGLTGMHVEKEDRQQHDHLRIDLGNTGYHLSWSSPLPGHQLLWAVMPALLSALLILGLIMLYLFRLTLRSSRAIGLTLSHLQQSNQALEASEQRFRAVAESASDWIWETDRQQRLTYLSQRFANVTGYPVDDWLGHPLNQLLACDTTPLSPWLDALANADPQQLANLRCTYRDQNGQNRYCRISARAIWHDDQPIGFRGTASDITDEVDAHARIQHLSLHDPLTGLANRNKLARHLEQALLRGSDSPPLTLLLLDLDNFKPINDSLGHAAGDAVLQEVATRLRDTTRDGDLVARLGGDEFILVLSGMDNRSEVDRFCARLIGLLQQPIAFDSQPLHIGVSIGVAQTRTQGFDAGELIRCADIALYQAKADGKNTWRYFAAEMNQQIQYRRQLENDLRRALRNQEFELHYQPRYRLGDLRIVAVEALLRWQHPQEGLLGPDIFIPLAEQSDIIVALGRWVLREACRTAQDWPADILVSVNLSPAQFLRSDVVADVREILLETAFPAQRLELEITENVMLNDIEGALGTMLSLKELGVRLNMDDFGTGYSSLGYLRTYPFDSIKIDKRFISGLNSNGGSDRAVVQAIINLGEAMGLTVTAEGVESEQQLKALENDRCHEVQGYYMSRPLDSAGLAALLQRPSQGTVQSQ; this is translated from the coding sequence ATGGCCAGGACCGCCAACCTTCCACCCGCAAACCCCACGCCGCGTTTTCAGGTGCGCCACCTGATTGCCGGTTTCAGCGCTGTTTTCGGGCTGGCCTGCCTGGTCACCCTCGGAGCGCTGTTCAATATCGCGACCACGCTCGACCAGCAAGAGCGCCAGCGTAGCGCCTTTCATGCGAACCAGGCGCTGGAACAGCGGGTGCTGGCCTCGCGCCAGTTCCTGTCCAGCTATGCCGTATGGGATGCGGCCTTCGAGCACCTGGTGGGCCACACCGACTGGCAATGGGCCTATGAGGAAAAGAACGTAGGCGAGTCGCTTTACAGCGCCAGCGGCTACGAAGGGGTGTTCGTGGTGGAAAACGATCGCACCACCTATGCCTTGTTCAAAGGCCAGCCCAGCCAGGCAGGCGCCAACACATATATAGACGCAACACTCCAGCCGATCATAGACCAGGCCCGCGCGGCGGCAATTCCCCGCGAGCAGATTACCCGTTTCGTGCTCTTCAATGGCTGGCCGGCCGTTCTCAGCGCCGCTGCGATACGCCCGGACCGCGACGTCACCGACAGCGAGGTAAGCCAGGCGCCAGTGATGCTGTTCGTCGACCAGCTTACCGAAGAGAAACTGGCGCAGCTGGGCAACGGTGCAGGTCTGACCGGCATGCACGTGGAAAAGGAGGACAGGCAGCAGCATGACCACCTGCGTATCGACCTGGGCAATACCGGCTACCACCTGTCCTGGAGCAGCCCGCTGCCAGGGCACCAACTGTTGTGGGCAGTAATGCCAGCCCTGTTGAGCGCGCTGCTGATACTTGGCCTGATCATGCTGTACCTGTTCCGCCTCACCTTGCGCAGTTCGCGGGCGATCGGCCTTACGCTTTCGCACCTGCAGCAGAGCAACCAGGCCCTGGAGGCCAGCGAGCAGCGTTTTCGCGCGGTGGCCGAGTCAGCCTCCGACTGGATCTGGGAAACCGACCGGCAACAACGCCTGACGTACCTGTCCCAGCGCTTTGCCAATGTCACCGGCTACCCGGTCGACGACTGGCTGGGTCACCCGCTCAACCAGTTGCTGGCCTGCGATACCACGCCGCTCTCGCCCTGGCTGGACGCCCTCGCCAACGCCGACCCGCAACAATTGGCCAACCTGCGTTGCACTTACCGCGACCAGAATGGCCAGAACCGCTACTGCAGGATCTCGGCCCGCGCCATCTGGCATGACGACCAGCCTATCGGCTTTCGTGGCACCGCCAGCGACATCACCGACGAAGTCGACGCCCACGCGCGCATCCAGCACCTGTCGCTGCACGACCCACTCACCGGGCTGGCAAACCGCAACAAGCTCGCCAGGCACCTGGAGCAGGCCCTGCTGCGTGGCAGTGACTCGCCGCCACTGACCCTGCTGCTGCTGGACCTTGACAACTTCAAACCAATCAATGACTCCCTCGGCCATGCGGCCGGGGATGCCGTGCTGCAAGAAGTGGCGACGCGCCTGCGCGACACAACCCGCGATGGCGACCTGGTTGCACGTCTGGGCGGCGACGAGTTCATTCTGGTCCTCAGCGGCATGGACAACCGCAGCGAAGTCGACCGCTTCTGCGCACGGCTGATCGGCCTGTTGCAGCAACCCATCGCCTTCGACAGCCAACCGCTGCACATCGGCGTCAGTATCGGCGTCGCCCAGACCCGAACCCAAGGGTTCGATGCCGGCGAGCTGATCCGCTGCGCAGACATCGCCCTGTACCAGGCCAAGGCCGATGGCAAGAACACCTGGCGCTACTTTGCCGCCGAAATGAACCAGCAGATCCAGTACCGCCGCCAGTTGGAAAACGACTTGCGCCGGGCCCTGCGCAACCAGGAGTTCGAACTGCATTACCAGCCGCGCTACCGCCTTGGCGACCTGCGCATCGTCGCGGTCGAAGCCTTGCTGCGCTGGCAGCACCCACAGGAAGGGTTGCTGGGGCCGGACATCTTCATTCCGCTCGCCGAGCAGAGCGACATCATCGTCGCACTGGGCCGCTGGGTGCTGCGCGAAGCCTGCCGCACTGCCCAAGACTGGCCCGCAGACATTCTGGTTTCGGTGAACCTGTCGCCTGCCCAGTTCCTGCGTAGCGACGTAGTCGCCGACGTGCGCGAGATCCTGCTGGAAACCGCCTTCCCGGCCCAGCGCCTGGAGCTGGAAATTACCGAGAACGTGATGCTCAACGACATCGAGGGCGCGCTAGGCACCATGCTGTCGCTCAAAGAGCTAGGGGTGCGCCTGAACATGGACGATTTCGGCACCGGCTACTCGTCGCTGGGCTACCTGCGTACTTACCCGTTCGACAGTATCAAGATCGACAAGCGCTTCATAAGTGGCCTGAACAGCAACGGCGGCAGCGACCGCGCCGTGGTTCAGGCCATCATCAACCTGGGGGAGGCGATGGGGTTGACGGTGACGGCCGAGGGGGTAGAAAGCGAACAGCAGCTCAAGGCGCTGGAGAACGACCGCTGCCATGAGGTGCAGGGCTATTACATGAGCCGTCCGCTGGACAGTGCAGGGCTGGCGGCGTTGTTGCAGCGCCCCTCTCAAGGCACCGTACAATCCCAGTAA
- a CDS encoding diguanylate cyclase translates to MDNRSGKGLSFVKRIYLPRIIGLGIGLLSVMAGVAPLTPPAWVWGLLLFNGLLWPHVAYFWAARSATPYQAEQRNLLLDSMMGGFWTAAMHFNPLPSVTVLSMMAMNNVSAGGRRLVVRGALAQLAGMLIAVLVLGPGLQLNATPLQIYACLPMLTLYPLALGWVCYQLAIKLADHKRRLSALSLTDSLTGLLNHGAWKDLLLLKFQACKQQQGDAVIALIDIDHFKTINDTFGHVVGDCVLRQLSAELRRNLREGDQAGRYGGDEFCVILPDTTEANACQAMERLRERVANYRNPQLPHLRISLSIGLSAFEAGLDSPEHWLEQADKALYTAKHAGRDQVNFARGEATTLRLAYPD, encoded by the coding sequence ATGGACAACCGCAGCGGCAAAGGCCTTTCATTCGTCAAGCGCATCTATTTGCCGCGCATTATCGGCCTGGGCATCGGTCTGCTCAGCGTCATGGCTGGCGTGGCTCCGCTGACGCCACCTGCCTGGGTATGGGGGCTGCTGCTGTTCAACGGGCTGCTGTGGCCGCACGTGGCCTACTTCTGGGCTGCCCGCTCGGCAACCCCGTACCAGGCAGAACAGCGCAATTTGCTGCTAGATTCAATGATGGGCGGGTTCTGGACCGCCGCTATGCACTTCAACCCGTTGCCCAGCGTGACGGTGCTGTCGATGATGGCCATGAACAACGTTTCTGCCGGCGGCAGGCGGCTGGTCGTGCGCGGGGCACTGGCCCAGCTGGCCGGCATGCTGATCGCCGTCTTGGTGCTGGGCCCCGGCCTGCAGCTGAATGCCACCCCCCTGCAAATTTATGCCTGCCTGCCGATGCTGACGCTGTACCCGCTGGCCCTGGGCTGGGTGTGCTACCAGCTGGCGATCAAGCTGGCAGACCACAAGCGCCGGCTGAGCGCCCTGAGCCTCACCGACAGCCTGACCGGGCTGCTCAACCATGGTGCCTGGAAAGACCTGCTGTTGCTGAAGTTCCAGGCCTGTAAGCAGCAACAGGGAGACGCGGTCATCGCCCTGATCGACATCGACCATTTCAAGACCATCAACGACACCTTCGGCCACGTGGTCGGCGATTGTGTACTGCGCCAGCTCAGTGCCGAGCTACGGCGCAACCTGCGCGAAGGCGACCAGGCCGGGCGCTATGGCGGCGACGAGTTCTGCGTCATTCTGCCGGACACCACTGAAGCTAACGCCTGCCAAGCCATGGAGCGCCTGCGCGAACGGGTTGCCAATTACCGCAACCCGCAGTTACCGCACCTGCGCATCAGCCTCAGCATTGGCCTGTCAGCGTTCGAGGCTGGGCTGGATTCCCCGGAGCACTGGCTGGAACAAGCGGACAAGGCGCTGTACACCGCCAAGCACGCAGGCCGTGACCAGGTCAATTTTGCCCGCGGCGAGGCTACGACGCTCAGGCTGGCCTATCCTGATTGA
- a CDS encoding MBL fold metallo-hydrolase, with product MKPFLLLGVLLMVPLANHAGEPAPQQDGRFHNQALLPHDGVLKKLRIGLKYLFLRKPPQTRPAAPISLQPMTRQQVLDAPDHSLWRLGHSTVLLKLRGRFFITDPVFAERASPVQWAGPLRFHAPPLALDQLPPLAAVVLSHDHFDHLDEQAIRQLAPRTGVFLTPLGVGDLLLSWGVAPAKVRQLDWWQESVVDGVRFVATPAQHFSGRGLLDSNRTLWASWVIVDEDVRVFFSGDTGYFDGFREIGERFGPFDLTLIETGAYNVAWPDVHMQPEQSLQAHLDLRGRWMLPIHNGTFDLSTHGWQEPFERILALANQAQVRLSTPQMGERVSLDSPHAGQNWWQPRPVRPRGQANERTMAAR from the coding sequence ATGAAGCCTTTCCTGTTGCTTGGAGTATTGCTGATGGTCCCCTTGGCCAACCATGCCGGCGAGCCGGCACCACAGCAGGATGGGCGTTTCCACAATCAGGCGTTGCTGCCCCACGATGGCGTGTTGAAAAAGCTGCGTATCGGGCTCAAGTACCTGTTCCTGCGCAAACCGCCACAAACCCGGCCGGCCGCACCGATCAGCCTCCAGCCCATGACCCGCCAGCAGGTGCTCGATGCTCCGGACCACAGCTTGTGGCGCCTGGGCCATTCCACGGTATTGCTGAAGTTGCGTGGGCGCTTCTTCATTACCGACCCGGTCTTCGCCGAGCGCGCCTCACCCGTGCAGTGGGCCGGCCCGTTGCGCTTCCATGCGCCGCCGCTGGCACTGGACCAGTTGCCGCCCCTGGCTGCGGTAGTGCTGTCGCACGATCACTTCGACCACCTGGACGAGCAGGCGATTCGTCAGTTGGCACCGCGCACCGGGGTGTTCCTGACGCCACTGGGCGTGGGTGACCTGCTGCTGAGCTGGGGTGTGGCCCCGGCGAAGGTGCGGCAACTGGACTGGTGGCAGGAAAGCGTCGTTGACGGCGTGCGCTTTGTAGCCACACCGGCCCAGCACTTCTCCGGGCGTGGGCTGCTGGACAGCAATAGGACGTTATGGGCGTCCTGGGTGATCGTCGATGAGGATGTGCGGGTGTTCTTCAGTGGCGATACCGGGTACTTCGACGGTTTCAGGGAGATAGGCGAGCGTTTCGGGCCGTTCGATCTGACCCTGATTGAAACCGGCGCATACAACGTCGCCTGGCCCGATGTGCACATGCAGCCGGAACAGAGCCTGCAGGCCCATCTGGATTTGCGCGGGCGCTGGATGCTGCCGATACACAACGGCACTTTCGACCTGTCCACACACGGCTGGCAGGAGCCCTTCGAACGCATCCTGGCGCTGGCCAACCAGGCTCAGGTGCGCCTGAGCACGCCGCAGATGGGCGAGCGGGTCAGCCTTGATTCTCCGCATGCCGGGCAGAACTGGTGGCAGCCGCGGCCTGTGCGTCCGCGGGGCCAGGCGAACGAACGCACCATGGCGGCACGCTGA
- a CDS encoding formate/nitrite transporter family protein, which yields MSDAQSEKTPGLSADEEQEVSHNQPPRAAVLHEIIRSQGDQELERTLAALWWSALAAGLSMGLSLMAMGLFYARLPDGDSAQVVASIGYSAGFLAVILARQQLFTENTLTAVLPVMTSPTLANFGRLLRLWGVVLLGNLAGTLLVAWVMLELPIFDSKTDVAFLEIGRKVMKNDVSQMFAKGIVSGWMIATMVWMIPSMEHAKVWIILMITYLMALGDFTHIVVGSVEVSYLVWAGDETWRSFWLEFALPTLAGNIIGGSFIFALISHAQVRSDSGKPPSQLLKDDPVRPPPNRDDKH from the coding sequence ATGAGCGATGCGCAAAGCGAGAAAACCCCGGGCCTGTCTGCAGATGAAGAGCAGGAAGTCAGCCACAACCAGCCGCCGCGGGCGGCAGTGCTGCACGAGATCATTCGCTCTCAGGGCGACCAGGAGCTGGAGCGAACGCTGGCCGCACTGTGGTGGTCGGCACTGGCCGCGGGCTTGTCCATGGGGCTCTCGCTGATGGCCATGGGGCTGTTCTACGCGCGCCTGCCGGACGGTGACAGTGCCCAAGTGGTTGCCAGCATCGGCTACAGTGCCGGTTTTCTCGCCGTAATCCTGGCACGTCAGCAGTTGTTCACCGAGAACACCCTCACCGCCGTGCTGCCAGTCATGACCTCCCCCACCCTGGCCAACTTCGGTCGCCTGTTGCGCCTGTGGGGCGTGGTATTGCTCGGCAACCTGGCCGGTACCTTGCTGGTGGCCTGGGTCATGCTGGAGCTGCCGATCTTCGACAGCAAAACGGATGTTGCCTTTCTGGAGATCGGCCGCAAGGTGATGAAGAACGACGTCAGCCAGATGTTCGCCAAGGGCATCGTCTCGGGCTGGATGATTGCCACCATGGTCTGGATGATTCCGTCCATGGAGCACGCCAAGGTCTGGATCATCCTTATGATCACCTACCTGATGGCCCTGGGCGACTTTACTCATATAGTAGTGGGGTCAGTCGAGGTGTCTTATCTGGTCTGGGCAGGTGATGAGACCTGGCGCAGCTTCTGGCTGGAGTTCGCCTTGCCGACCTTGGCGGGCAACATCATTGGCGGCAGCTTCATCTTCGCCCTGATCAGCCATGCTCAGGTACGCAGTGACAGCGGCAAGCCGCCCTCGCAATTGTTGAAAGACGATCCTGTCCGGCCCCCGCCCAACAGGGACGACAAACATTGA
- a CDS encoding acetolactate synthase large subunit — protein MAKAADVVVQCLENEGVEYVFGIPGEENLDLLESLRKSKIKLVLTRHEQSAGFMAATYGRLTGKTGVSLSTLGPGATNLVTASAYAYLGGMPMMMITGQKPIKKSKQGRFQIIDVCGMMAPITKYTHQFASADNIPARMREAFRLAEEEKPGAVHLELPEDIAAEQTDALPIPRSLHRRPLAEHVAIEAALEKLQKARSPILVIGAGANRKMTAKVLKQLIDKTGIPFITTQMGKGVVDERHPRFLGNAALSSGDFVHRAVEAADLIINIGHDVIEKPPFFMVRGGTEVIHISFRSAEVDAVYFPQVEVIGDIANAVWQISEALNDTAHWDFTRLLAIREANEAQIAEGADDNRFPVYPQRLVADIRRVLPSEGIVALDNGIYKIWFARNYKAHKPNTVLLDNALATMGAGLPSAMAAHLVHPDRPVISVCGDGGFMMNSQELETAVRLGMHITVVILRDDGYGMIRWKQANMGFTDFGLDYGNPDFVKYAEAYGANGHRVESAEGLLPLLEHCIKTPGVHVIDCPVDYSENDRILNSELRERALAV, from the coding sequence ATGGCCAAGGCCGCCGATGTCGTTGTGCAATGCCTGGAAAACGAAGGTGTCGAGTATGTATTCGGCATTCCCGGTGAAGAAAACCTCGACCTGCTCGAATCCCTGCGCAAGTCGAAGATCAAGCTGGTACTGACCCGTCACGAGCAGTCTGCAGGTTTCATGGCTGCCACCTACGGCCGCCTGACCGGCAAGACCGGCGTGAGCCTGTCGACCCTCGGCCCTGGCGCCACCAACCTGGTCACCGCCAGCGCCTACGCCTACCTGGGCGGCATGCCGATGATGATGATCACCGGCCAGAAGCCGATCAAGAAGTCCAAGCAGGGCCGCTTCCAGATCATCGACGTGTGCGGCATGATGGCCCCCATCACCAAGTACACCCACCAGTTTGCCTCGGCCGACAACATCCCGGCGCGAATGCGCGAAGCCTTCCGCCTGGCTGAAGAAGAAAAGCCGGGTGCGGTCCACCTGGAGCTGCCGGAAGACATCGCCGCCGAGCAGACCGACGCACTGCCGATTCCACGCAGCCTGCACCGCCGCCCATTGGCCGAGCATGTGGCCATCGAAGCCGCCCTGGAAAAACTGCAGAAGGCGCGCAGCCCGATCCTGGTGATCGGTGCCGGTGCCAACCGCAAGATGACCGCCAAGGTCCTCAAGCAGCTGATCGACAAGACGGGCATCCCGTTCATCACCACCCAGATGGGTAAAGGTGTGGTCGACGAGCGCCACCCACGCTTCCTGGGTAACGCAGCACTGTCGTCCGGTGACTTCGTCCACCGCGCCGTCGAAGCCGCTGACCTGATCATCAACATCGGCCACGACGTGATCGAGAAGCCGCCGTTCTTCATGGTCCGTGGCGGTACCGAAGTCATCCACATCAGCTTCCGCTCCGCCGAAGTCGATGCCGTGTACTTCCCGCAGGTCGAAGTGATCGGCGACATCGCCAACGCCGTGTGGCAGATCAGCGAAGCCCTGAACGACACCGCGCACTGGGACTTCACCCGCCTGCTGGCCATCCGTGAAGCCAACGAAGCGCAAATTGCCGAAGGCGCCGACGACAACCGCTTCCCGGTCTACCCGCAGCGCCTGGTGGCCGACATCCGTCGGGTACTGCCGTCCGAAGGCATCGTCGCTCTGGACAACGGCATCTACAAGATCTGGTTTGCCCGTAACTACAAGGCACACAAGCCGAACACCGTGCTGCTGGACAACGCCTTGGCGACCATGGGCGCCGGCCTGCCATCGGCCATGGCTGCGCACTTGGTACACCCGGACCGCCCGGTAATTTCGGTATGCGGTGACGGCGGCTTCATGATGAACAGCCAGGAGCTGGAAACGGCAGTGCGTCTGGGTATGCACATCACCGTGGTGATCCTGCGTGACGACGGCTACGGCATGATCCGCTGGAAGCAGGCCAACATGGGCTTCACCGATTTCGGCCTGGACTACGGCAACCCGGACTTCGTCAAGTACGCCGAAGCCTACGGTGCCAATGGTCACCGCGTTGAAAGCGCCGAAGGCCTGCTGCCGCTGCTGGAACACTGCATCAAGACCCCGGGCGTGCACGTGATCGACTGCCCGGTCGATTACAGCGAGAACGACCGCATCCTCAACAGCGAACTGCGTGAGCGCGCGCTGGCGGTGTAA
- a CDS encoding UPF0149 family protein, with amino-acid sequence MLPALSQKELDRLEDLLITYGNDYSVLNLAELNGFFTALASSPSTVTPEHWLPAVAGGKVPKFKKPEHEEAYVALMLRYASQVAETLAHDVEQFEPLFEESEGEQGPVIVMEEWCFGYMRGTQIAGWSELPPEKDQLLKSISLHGLEDNFELLDQMSDEDIQACVPQVIDAARGLFRYFKKLH; translated from the coding sequence ATGCTCCCTGCACTCAGCCAGAAAGAACTCGACCGTCTCGAAGACCTGCTGATCACCTACGGTAATGACTACTCGGTGCTCAACCTGGCCGAGCTCAACGGCTTTTTCACTGCACTGGCCAGCTCGCCATCCACCGTCACGCCGGAGCATTGGTTGCCTGCCGTGGCCGGTGGCAAGGTGCCGAAGTTCAAGAAGCCAGAGCATGAAGAAGCCTATGTGGCACTGATGCTGCGCTATGCCAGCCAGGTAGCAGAAACGCTGGCCCACGATGTCGAACAGTTCGAGCCGCTGTTTGAGGAGAGCGAAGGCGAGCAGGGCCCCGTAATCGTGATGGAAGAGTGGTGCTTCGGCTACATGCGCGGTACCCAGATCGCCGGCTGGAGCGAGTTGCCGCCCGAGAAGGACCAACTGCTCAAGAGCATTTCGTTACACGGGCTTGAGGATAATTTCGAGCTGTTGGATCAGATGAGCGATGAAGACATTCAGGCTTGTGTACCGCAGGTAATCGATGCCGCGCGCGGGCTGTTCCGGTATTTCAAAAAGCTGCACTGA
- a CDS encoding glutathione S-transferase has product MSNPIKLYNFPKSGHAHRIELMLSLLNLPTELVFVDLAKGAHKQPDFLAINPFGQVPVIDDNGTVIADSNAILVYLAKKYDNGSWLPEEPAAAARVQRWLSVAAGPLAFGPAAARLVTVFGAAFNTDEVIGRAHSLLKVIDAELANTPFLAGSTPTIADVANYSYIAHAPEGNVSLEPYANVRSWLARVESLPGFVPMPRTVIGLQTSA; this is encoded by the coding sequence ATGTCGAACCCGATCAAGCTCTATAACTTCCCCAAGTCTGGCCACGCTCATCGCATCGAGCTGATGCTTTCGCTGCTGAACCTGCCCACCGAGCTGGTGTTCGTCGATTTGGCCAAAGGCGCGCACAAGCAGCCGGACTTTCTGGCCATCAACCCGTTCGGTCAGGTGCCGGTGATTGATGACAACGGTACGGTGATTGCCGATTCCAACGCCATCCTCGTCTACCTCGCCAAAAAATATGACAACGGCAGCTGGTTGCCCGAAGAACCTGCTGCCGCTGCCCGCGTGCAACGCTGGTTGTCGGTGGCCGCCGGCCCGCTGGCCTTTGGCCCCGCTGCCGCGCGCCTGGTGACCGTGTTCGGCGCTGCGTTCAACACCGACGAAGTGATTGGCCGTGCCCACTCCCTGCTCAAGGTAATCGACGCCGAGCTGGCCAACACGCCATTCCTGGCGGGTAGCACACCTACCATCGCCGACGTCGCCAACTACTCGTACATCGCCCACGCCCCGGAAGGCAACGTGTCGCTGGAGCCTTACGCCAACGTGCGCAGCTGGCTGGCACGGGTCGAGTCGCTGCCGGGCTTCGTGCCCATGCCGCGCACAGTGATCGGGCTGCAGACCAGCGCCTGA